Proteins from a single region of Leuconostoc gasicomitatum LMG 18811:
- a CDS encoding MarR family winged helix-turn-helix transcriptional regulator, whose product MVNSDLMAEFISVYMSSLKNLEKLISQPTSQFGISFEQWLIMTAVVNSDQDKLLTMTKIAAERGVTKGAIARQLKPLFEQGYLEQVRDEQDHRRILLNATLEGQRVESIITRCVNSRFNGWLDTYGLVEGQALLSTLRRLDALIVQPELNKEKH is encoded by the coding sequence ATGGTGAATTCTGATTTAATGGCTGAGTTTATTAGTGTCTATATGTCATCACTAAAAAATTTAGAGAAGTTAATTTCACAACCAACAAGTCAGTTTGGTATATCTTTTGAACAATGGTTAATTATGACTGCAGTGGTGAATAGTGATCAGGACAAGCTACTAACGATGACCAAAATTGCCGCCGAGCGTGGCGTGACAAAGGGCGCAATCGCGCGACAACTTAAACCGTTGTTTGAACAAGGCTACCTTGAGCAAGTGCGAGATGAGCAGGATCATAGACGTATTTTATTAAACGCAACACTTGAGGGGCAACGCGTGGAATCAATTATTACACGATGTGTGAACAGTCGTTTTAATGGTTGGCTGGATACATACGGCTTAGTTGAGGGACAGGCATTATTAAGTACATTACGTCGATTAGACGCATTGATTGTGCAACCAGAATTAAATAAAGAGAAACATTGA
- the efp gene encoding elongation factor P, translating to MAIGMNDLKNGLTIEYTNGLWRVLDFQHVKPGKGGAFVRSKLKNLRTGAVNEVTFRPGDKFEQADITTRPMSYLYAENDGRVFMDVETYEQVNLPDDKIASALKFLLEGMEVKVTMYGNEILGAELPSTVPLKITETQPGIKGATATGSGKPATLETGATITVPDFINEGETIIVNTEDGAYKGRA from the coding sequence ATGGCTATTGGCATGAATGATTTAAAAAATGGTTTGACAATTGAGTATACAAACGGTTTATGGCGTGTTTTGGACTTCCAACACGTGAAGCCTGGTAAGGGTGGTGCTTTTGTTCGTTCAAAGTTGAAGAACTTACGTACTGGTGCTGTTAATGAAGTGACATTCCGTCCTGGAGATAAGTTTGAACAGGCAGACATTACAACACGTCCTATGTCTTATTTGTATGCTGAAAACGATGGTCGTGTTTTCATGGATGTTGAAACATATGAACAAGTCAATTTGCCAGATGATAAGATTGCATCAGCCTTAAAGTTTTTGCTTGAAGGTATGGAAGTCAAGGTTACGATGTATGGTAACGAAATTCTTGGTGCTGAATTGCCATCAACAGTACCCTTGAAAATTACTGAAACACAACCCGGTATTAAAGGTGCAACTGCAACCGGTTCAGGGAAGCCAGCAACTTTGGAAACAGGCGCAACTATAACAGTGCCTGATTTTATTAACGAAGGTGAAACAATCATCGTCAATACAGAAGACGGTGCATATAAAGGCCGTGCTTAA
- a CDS encoding Asp23/Gls24 family envelope stress response protein, translating to MAREIKRNKQTAKNIILATENSVVGGTTQVTPEVIEVVAQIATQEVPGVYSMRGTLSDRFTNAFGSNARGKGVELSHTEEGLVIDAYVFLQYGVVVPKVALEIQHAIQSQISSMTDLQVTQINVHVTGIVPEKISSSIDPDNLFGESGTTEVVK from the coding sequence ATGGCCAGAGAAATTAAGCGTAATAAGCAGACTGCAAAAAACATTATATTGGCAACTGAAAATTCAGTTGTTGGTGGAACGACACAAGTAACGCCAGAAGTCATCGAAGTGGTTGCCCAAATTGCGACGCAAGAGGTACCTGGTGTTTATTCAATGCGAGGCACATTGTCAGATCGCTTTACAAATGCATTTGGATCTAACGCACGTGGAAAAGGTGTAGAATTATCCCATACTGAGGAAGGCTTAGTCATTGACGCCTATGTCTTTTTGCAGTATGGGGTTGTTGTGCCCAAAGTTGCGCTTGAAATTCAACATGCAATTCAATCTCAGATTTCATCAATGACGGATTTGCAGGTCACTCAAATAAATGTTCACGTGACTGGTATTGTACCAGAAAAAATTTCTAGTAGCATTGATCCTGATAATTTATTTGGTGA